In Streptomyces sp. NBC_01381, a genomic segment contains:
- the pepN gene encoding aminopeptidase N, translating to MSVLTRDEAQTRAQLIDVHRYTVELDLTVGDETFDSRTVIRFSALADDGATVDTFVELKPAELRSVTLDGRPLDPAGLDENRLALTGLTRGEHELRVDAAMRYSRTGEGMHRFTDPTDGETYTYTQLFMEDVQRVFAAFDQPDLKSVFELTVTAPEGWTVLANGVTEHVGGGTWRAAATPLISTYLVAVAAGPWHSVRTEHRGLPFGIHCRRSLAPFMDADADELFDITRACYDRYHEKFEEPYPFDSYDQAFVPEFNAGAMENPGLVTFRDEFIYRSAVTDTERQTRAMVIAHEMAHMWFGDLVTLRWWDDIWLNESFAEYMGFQTTAEATRFTDTWTDFGVTRKAWGYDADQRPSTHPVAPDPDAVPDTASAMLNFDGISYAKGASALRQLVAWLGEKDFLAGINTHIARHKFGNATLKDFIDSLAHNTDRDVHGWADAWLRTTGVDTLTSTVGHDAREWTLTVDRDGSRPHRIAVGVYDRDLTDGRGLVLRERYETDVPHSGSQQPRDGGRPVLIVPNDQDLSYAKIRLDEVSQETALRGLSSVPDALTRAVLWNSLRDLVRDGELAGAAYVRAAREHLPEETDLAVVQGVLTFATAQIAGRYLPAEERSSALTTLTELCRDLIRRTEDGSHAGLRLTAVRGFIDVATRPDPLQEWLAEGTVPGGPELDPELRWRALTRLAVLGAVDESAIAAELERDPSAAGQEGAARARAALPDPEAKRRAWEAMFTTDDLSNYLLTATAQGFWHPEQADLVREYVPRYFEDAVAVAARRGPAIADVAGRWAFPASAVDPETLRLGEACLRDAAPIPALRRKLADQLDDLARALKVRQVTTS from the coding sequence ATGTCCGTACTGACGCGCGACGAAGCGCAGACCCGAGCCCAGCTCATCGACGTCCACCGGTACACGGTCGAGCTCGATCTGACCGTGGGGGACGAGACCTTCGACTCCCGCACGGTCATCCGCTTCAGCGCGCTCGCGGACGACGGGGCCACCGTGGACACCTTCGTCGAGCTCAAGCCCGCCGAGCTGCGCTCCGTCACCCTCGACGGGCGGCCCCTCGACCCGGCGGGCCTGGACGAGAACCGTCTGGCGCTGACCGGGCTCACCCGGGGCGAGCACGAACTGCGCGTCGACGCGGCCATGCGCTACTCCCGCACCGGCGAGGGCATGCACCGCTTCACCGACCCCACGGACGGCGAGACATACACGTACACACAGCTGTTCATGGAGGACGTGCAGCGCGTCTTCGCCGCCTTCGACCAGCCCGACCTGAAGTCCGTGTTCGAGCTGACCGTCACCGCCCCCGAGGGCTGGACGGTCCTCGCCAACGGCGTCACCGAGCATGTGGGCGGCGGCACCTGGCGGGCCGCGGCCACCCCGCTGATCTCCACGTATCTCGTCGCCGTCGCGGCAGGACCCTGGCACTCGGTGCGCACCGAGCACCGCGGGCTGCCCTTCGGCATCCACTGCCGCCGCTCGCTCGCGCCCTTCATGGACGCCGACGCCGACGAGCTCTTCGACATCACGCGCGCGTGCTACGACCGTTACCACGAGAAGTTCGAGGAGCCCTACCCCTTCGACTCCTACGACCAGGCGTTCGTCCCCGAGTTCAACGCGGGCGCGATGGAGAACCCCGGACTCGTCACCTTCCGCGACGAGTTCATCTACCGCTCCGCCGTCACCGACACCGAGCGGCAGACCCGCGCCATGGTCATCGCCCACGAGATGGCCCACATGTGGTTCGGCGACCTCGTCACCCTGCGCTGGTGGGACGACATCTGGCTCAACGAGTCCTTCGCCGAGTACATGGGCTTCCAGACCACCGCCGAGGCGACCCGCTTCACGGACACCTGGACCGACTTCGGGGTCACCCGCAAGGCCTGGGGGTACGACGCCGACCAGCGCCCCTCCACGCACCCCGTCGCGCCCGACCCGGACGCCGTCCCCGACACCGCGTCCGCGATGCTCAACTTCGACGGCATCTCGTACGCCAAGGGCGCATCCGCCCTGCGCCAGCTCGTCGCCTGGCTCGGCGAGAAGGACTTCCTGGCCGGCATCAACACCCACATCGCACGGCACAAGTTCGGCAACGCGACGCTCAAGGACTTCATCGACTCCCTGGCCCACAACACCGACCGTGACGTGCACGGCTGGGCCGACGCCTGGCTGCGCACCACCGGCGTCGACACGCTCACCTCGACGGTCGGGCACGACGCCCGCGAGTGGACCCTCACCGTCGACCGCGACGGCAGCCGCCCGCACCGCATCGCCGTCGGGGTGTACGACCGTGACCTCACCGACGGACGCGGCCTCGTGCTGCGCGAGCGGTACGAGACGGACGTCCCGCACTCCGGGTCCCAGCAGCCGCGCGACGGCGGGCGCCCCGTCCTGATCGTCCCCAACGACCAGGACCTCAGCTACGCCAAGATCCGCCTCGACGAGGTCTCCCAGGAGACGGCGCTGCGCGGCCTGTCCAGTGTTCCCGACGCCCTCACCCGCGCCGTCCTGTGGAACAGCCTGCGCGACCTGGTCCGCGACGGTGAACTCGCGGGCGCCGCCTATGTGCGGGCCGCCCGCGAGCATCTGCCCGAGGAGACCGACCTCGCCGTCGTCCAGGGCGTCCTCACCTTCGCCACCGCCCAGATCGCGGGCCGTTACCTCCCGGCGGAGGAGCGGTCCAGCGCGCTCACCACCCTCACCGAGCTCTGCCGCGACCTGATCCGGCGCACCGAGGACGGCTCGCACGCGGGGCTGCGGCTCACCGCCGTACGCGGCTTCATCGACGTGGCGACGCGGCCCGACCCGCTCCAGGAGTGGCTCGCCGAGGGCACCGTGCCCGGCGGCCCCGAACTCGACCCCGAGCTGCGCTGGCGCGCCCTGACCCGCCTCGCCGTCCTCGGCGCCGTCGACGAGTCCGCGATCGCCGCCGAGCTGGAGCGCGACCCCAGCGCCGCCGGGCAGGAAGGCGCGGCCCGGGCTCGCGCGGCGCTGCCGGACCCGGAGGCCAAGCGGCGGGCGTGGGAGGCGATGTTCACCACCGACGACCTCTCCAACTACCTCCTGACCGCCACCGCCCAGGGCTTCTGGCACCCCGAACAGGCCGATCTCGTACGGGAGTACGTCCCGCGCTACTTCGAGGACGCGGTCGCCGTCGCCGCCCGCCGCGGCCCCGCCATCGCCGACGTCGCGGGACGCTGGGCCTTCCCCGCCTCCGCGGTGGACCCCGAGACCCTCCGCCTGGGCGAGGCATGCCTGCGCGACGCCGCCCCGATCCCGGCCCTTCGCCGCAAGCTGGCCGACCAACTGGACGATCTGGCACGGGCGTTGAAGGTCCGGCAGGTCACGACGTCCTGA
- a CDS encoding SDR family oxidoreductase, with product MIVVTGATGNVGRALVTQLTAGGTPVRALTRDPARAGLPPSADVARFDPAADPAVLAPLFEGASSLFLHLSAVGEHAEEVLAAARKGGVEHVVMLSSGIIEDGADTSHPIYVAHADLEDQVRASGLAGTFLRPNAFATNSFQWAPQIRSGDTVRGPFAGAVTAPIHEADIAAVAARAFADNSHRGAVHRLTGPAAVTTEEQIDSIGRAVGRDLRFVEVPPEEVGQDLFPHVPPEILPALLTSFAASVGAEAEVTTTVETVTGRAARTFDEWAQDHKYDFS from the coding sequence GTGATCGTCGTCACCGGTGCCACCGGAAACGTGGGCCGCGCCCTCGTCACCCAGCTCACCGCCGGCGGGACCCCGGTCCGCGCCCTCACCCGTGACCCGGCGCGGGCCGGGCTCCCGCCGTCCGCCGACGTGGCGCGCTTCGACCCCGCCGCCGACCCCGCCGTGCTCGCCCCGCTGTTCGAGGGCGCGTCCTCGCTGTTCCTGCACCTGTCGGCCGTCGGCGAGCACGCCGAAGAGGTGCTCGCGGCGGCCCGCAAGGGCGGCGTAGAACACGTCGTCATGCTGTCGTCGGGCATCATCGAGGACGGCGCCGACACGTCCCACCCCATCTACGTCGCCCACGCGGACCTGGAGGATCAGGTCCGCGCGAGCGGCCTCGCCGGGACCTTCCTGCGGCCCAACGCCTTCGCCACCAACAGCTTCCAGTGGGCGCCGCAGATCCGCTCCGGCGACACCGTCCGCGGCCCCTTCGCCGGAGCCGTGACCGCGCCGATCCACGAGGCCGACATCGCCGCCGTCGCCGCCCGTGCCTTCGCCGACAACAGCCACCGGGGCGCCGTCCACCGCCTCACGGGACCCGCGGCGGTGACGACCGAGGAACAGATCGACAGCATCGGCCGTGCCGTCGGCCGCGACCTGCGCTTCGTCGAGGTACCGCCGGAGGAGGTGGGCCAGGACCTGTTCCCACACGTCCCACCGGAGATACTCCCGGCCCTCCTGACATCCTTCGCCGCGTCAGTCGGAGCCGAGGCGGAGGTGACCACGACGGTCGAGACGGTGACGGGTAGGGCGGCGCGAACGTTCGACGAGTGGGCACAGGACCACAAGTACGACTTCAGCTAG
- a CDS encoding aminotransferase class V-fold PLP-dependent enzyme, translating to MSTPPPLAGGVQGPAALRPLLAVTLDALRDGALARGGPMPAGGPTAVALRVREATGDVLPARGEGAEAALRALVQAVAAGAADPADALCAAHLHCPPLALAVAADLAASALNPSMDSWDQAPAASAIEVQVTRALAAEVYGTDPAGDALVTTGGTESNQLALLLAREHTIAHGPVHLLVGENAHHSLPRAAWLLGMPEPSVVPAPSGTLDPVALDEALSQLTGPPGSVLVAATAGTTDAGLIDPIDQIADLCAAHGARLHIDAAYGGGLLFSDVRKELLRGIERADSVTLDLHKLGWQPVAAGLLLVRDPRDLGILGHHADYLNADDDTEAGLPDLLGRSLRTTRRPDVLKIAVTLKALGRDGIGALVDQVCARADEFADLVAAHPGFELYDRPAISTVLFRPAGADDQQIAHARRHLLGEGSAVLGRARLEGRRWLKATLLNPYTRPGELAEILKLVEGTTPR from the coding sequence ATGAGCACTCCGCCGCCCCTCGCCGGAGGCGTCCAGGGTCCCGCCGCGCTGCGGCCGCTGCTCGCCGTCACCCTGGACGCCCTGCGCGACGGGGCGCTCGCACGCGGCGGTCCGATGCCGGCCGGCGGACCCACCGCCGTCGCCCTGCGGGTGCGCGAGGCCACCGGCGACGTGCTGCCCGCGCGCGGCGAAGGCGCCGAAGCGGCCCTGCGGGCCCTGGTGCAGGCCGTCGCCGCGGGGGCCGCCGACCCCGCCGACGCACTGTGCGCCGCCCATCTGCACTGCCCGCCGCTCGCGCTCGCCGTCGCCGCCGACCTCGCCGCGTCCGCGCTCAACCCGTCCATGGACTCCTGGGACCAGGCCCCCGCGGCCTCCGCGATCGAGGTCCAGGTCACCCGCGCCCTCGCGGCAGAGGTGTACGGCACAGATCCCGCGGGCGACGCCCTGGTCACCACCGGCGGCACCGAGTCCAACCAGCTCGCGCTGCTCCTCGCCCGCGAACACACCATCGCCCACGGCCCCGTGCACCTCCTCGTCGGCGAGAACGCCCACCACTCGCTGCCCCGCGCCGCCTGGCTCCTCGGCATGCCCGAACCGTCCGTCGTCCCGGCGCCATCGGGCACCCTCGACCCCGTCGCGCTCGACGAGGCGCTCAGCCAGCTCACCGGCCCGCCGGGATCGGTCCTCGTCGCCGCCACCGCGGGCACCACCGACGCCGGGCTCATCGACCCCATCGACCAGATCGCCGACCTCTGTGCCGCCCACGGCGCCCGGCTGCACATCGACGCCGCGTACGGCGGCGGGCTCCTCTTCAGCGACGTACGAAAAGAACTCCTGCGCGGCATCGAGCGGGCCGACAGTGTCACCCTCGACCTGCACAAGCTCGGCTGGCAGCCCGTCGCCGCCGGGCTGCTCCTGGTCCGCGACCCGCGCGACCTCGGCATCCTCGGCCACCATGCCGACTACCTGAACGCCGACGACGACACCGAAGCCGGCCTCCCCGACCTCCTCGGCCGCTCCCTGCGCACCACCCGCAGGCCCGACGTGCTCAAGATCGCCGTCACCCTGAAGGCCCTCGGGCGGGACGGCATCGGCGCTCTCGTCGACCAAGTGTGCGCGCGGGCCGATGAGTTCGCGGATCTTGTCGCCGCGCACCCCGGCTTCGAGCTCTACGACCGGCCCGCCATCAGCACCGTCCTCTTCCGGCCCGCCGGCGCCGACGACCAGCAGATCGCGCACGCCCGGCGGCATCTGCTCGGCGAAGGCAGCGCCGTGCTCGGCCGGGCCCGGCTCGAAGGACGCCGCTGGCTCAAGGCCACCCTGCTCAACCCGTACACCCGGCCCGGCGAACTCGCCGAGATCCTGAAGCTCGTGGAAGGAACCACCCCCCGATGA
- a CDS encoding lysine N(6)-hydroxylase/L-ornithine N(5)-oxygenase family protein: MTGQNAQPTPPLTTPDEPRDLVGIGIGPFNLSLAALAQPLAGFDAAFYEQRPGFHWHPGLLIDGASLQVPFLADLVTLADPANPWSFLSYLKTRERLFPFYFAERFHIQRAEYDAYCRWVSENLPGLHFGHQVDAVRWNAERAVFEVDFTQLDAEGEAEALGRTYTRNVVVGVGTAPHVPEPLKPLADAPAVPVIHSSDYLLHRDRLLDAEHITVIGSGQSGAEVFLDLLKHRPVGAEKLHWLARTEAFAPMEYSKLGLEHFTPDYTRYFHALPESVRDGLVPHQWQLHKGIDADTIAAIHDELYQRTLHGGWPDAVLTPGVSVRTAGRVATTRVELHLEHLQQGTRSRLTTDAVVLATGYRERPLDQLLGGLNAFMRRDASQRPRIDERYRLVLDPSVTGHVYVQNAERHTHGVGAPDLGLAAWRSATILNSVTGKDPYPLPGRTAFTSFGLQEPQGRDGVAIGEQRGNLVRLKN; the protein is encoded by the coding sequence ATGACCGGCCAGAACGCGCAGCCCACCCCACCGCTCACCACACCCGACGAACCCCGGGACCTGGTCGGCATCGGCATCGGCCCCTTCAACCTCTCCCTCGCCGCCCTCGCCCAGCCGCTGGCAGGTTTCGACGCCGCCTTCTACGAACAGCGGCCCGGCTTCCACTGGCACCCGGGGCTCCTCATCGACGGCGCAAGCCTCCAAGTCCCCTTCCTGGCCGACCTGGTGACCCTCGCCGACCCGGCGAACCCCTGGTCCTTCCTCAGCTACCTCAAGACCCGTGAGCGGCTCTTCCCGTTCTACTTCGCCGAGCGGTTCCACATCCAGCGCGCCGAGTACGACGCCTACTGCCGCTGGGTCAGCGAGAACCTGCCGGGGCTGCACTTCGGCCACCAGGTCGACGCGGTGCGCTGGAACGCCGAACGGGCCGTCTTCGAGGTCGACTTCACCCAGCTGGACGCGGAGGGAGAGGCCGAGGCGCTCGGCCGGACGTACACGAGGAACGTCGTCGTCGGCGTCGGCACCGCGCCGCACGTCCCCGAGCCCCTCAAGCCCCTCGCGGACGCCCCCGCCGTGCCGGTGATCCACTCCTCGGACTATCTCCTGCACCGCGACCGGCTGCTCGACGCCGAGCACATCACCGTCATCGGCTCGGGCCAGTCCGGCGCCGAGGTCTTCCTCGACCTGCTCAAGCACCGCCCCGTGGGCGCCGAGAAGCTCCACTGGCTGGCCCGCACCGAGGCTTTCGCGCCCATGGAGTACTCCAAGCTCGGCCTGGAACACTTCACGCCCGACTACACCCGCTACTTCCACGCGCTGCCCGAATCCGTCCGCGACGGCCTCGTCCCGCACCAGTGGCAGCTGCACAAGGGCATCGACGCCGACACCATCGCCGCCATCCACGACGAGCTCTACCAGCGCACCCTGCACGGCGGCTGGCCCGACGCCGTCCTCACCCCCGGGGTCAGCGTGCGCACCGCGGGCCGCGTCGCCACCACCCGCGTCGAGCTCCATCTGGAGCATCTCCAGCAGGGCACCCGCTCCCGCCTCACCACCGACGCCGTCGTCCTGGCCACCGGCTACCGCGAGCGGCCCCTCGACCAACTCCTGGGCGGGCTCAACGCGTTCATGCGCAGGGACGCATCCCAACGCCCCCGCATCGACGAGCGGTACCGCCTCGTCCTCGACCCGTCCGTCACCGGCCACGTCTACGTCCAGAACGCCGAGCGCCACACCCACGGCGTCGGCGCCCCCGACCTCGGTCTCGCCGCCTGGCGCAGCGCCACCATCCTCAACTCCGTCACGGGCAAGGACCCTTACCCGCTGCCCGGGCGCACGGCGTTCACCAGCTTCGGGCTCCAGGAGCCGCAGGGCCGCGACGGGGTCGCGATCGGGGAGCAGCGGGGCAATCTCGTACGCCTCAAGAACTGA
- a CDS encoding GDSL-type esterase/lipase family protein, which yields MITNSTASWTAAFRSAVVSPHESIDLFELRGFAGQTVRQILRLDGGGGAVRVRLTNRYGKEPLHIGGARLAIRTEGSGIDAGSDTPLRVGGAEDFTVPVGEEVISDPVERAVAAGDELALSLWLPDDTGLSTYSAVPLRTGYAVPGNALSATSFAGIDGLEELATRHFITGADVLAPAGTAIAVAFGDSWFEGAGSTPDTDRRFPDLLNQRLRDSGSTGWVVNQGLSGNRLLTDEIGERALARLECDALDVPGVTHVLVHFGLNDLGIPGQEAYPATAPVPTAEELIAGFTALAERLHAAGLTAIATTVGPYKDTIFEGFSTPEGVAVAREVNDWIRGADSPFDAYADFAAAVADPADPDRIHDDYDSGDGLHVNDAGARALADAVDLAHLRL from the coding sequence ATGATCACAAACTCCACCGCATCCTGGACCGCCGCCTTCCGCTCCGCCGTCGTCAGCCCCCACGAGAGCATCGACCTCTTCGAACTCCGCGGCTTCGCCGGCCAGACCGTACGCCAGATACTCCGCCTCGACGGCGGAGGCGGCGCCGTACGCGTCCGGCTGACCAACCGCTACGGCAAGGAGCCCCTCCACATCGGCGGCGCACGCCTCGCCATCCGGACCGAAGGCAGCGGCATCGATGCCGGCAGCGATACGCCACTACGCGTCGGCGGGGCCGAGGACTTCACCGTCCCCGTGGGCGAAGAAGTCATCAGTGACCCGGTCGAGCGTGCCGTGGCCGCCGGTGACGAACTGGCCCTCAGCCTCTGGCTGCCGGACGACACCGGGCTCTCCACCTACTCGGCGGTGCCCCTCAGGACCGGCTACGCGGTCCCCGGCAACGCCCTCTCGGCGACGAGCTTCGCCGGCATCGACGGCCTCGAAGAGCTGGCGACCCGTCACTTCATCACGGGCGCCGACGTCCTCGCTCCCGCCGGTACCGCCATAGCCGTCGCCTTCGGCGACTCCTGGTTCGAGGGCGCAGGCAGCACCCCGGACACCGACCGCCGCTTCCCCGACCTGCTCAACCAGCGCCTGCGCGACAGCGGAAGCACCGGCTGGGTGGTGAACCAGGGGCTCTCGGGGAACCGGCTGCTGACCGACGAGATCGGGGAGCGCGCCCTGGCCCGCCTCGAATGCGACGCCCTGGACGTGCCGGGCGTCACCCACGTCCTGGTCCACTTCGGGCTGAACGACCTCGGCATACCCGGCCAGGAGGCCTACCCCGCCACCGCACCCGTGCCCACGGCCGAGGAGCTCATCGCGGGCTTCACCGCCCTCGCCGAGCGGCTGCACGCGGCGGGTCTGACCGCCATTGCGACCACCGTGGGCCCCTACAAGGACACGATCTTCGAGGGTTTCTCCACCCCCGAGGGCGTGGCCGTCGCCCGCGAGGTCAACGACTGGATCCGCGGCGCCGACAGCCCCTTCGACGCCTATGCCGACTTCGCCGCCGCCGTCGCGGACCCGGCCGACCCCGACCGGATCCACGACGACTACGACAGCGGCGACGGCCTGCACGTCAACGACGCCGGGGCGCGGGCGCTCGCCGACGCCGTCGACCTGGCGCACCTGAGGCTGTAA